A stretch of Pseudomonas sp. CCC3.1 DNA encodes these proteins:
- a CDS encoding PAS domain-containing sensor histidine kinase, which produces MNRDDGVFERLLGRSNERVPAFSEPLARSEAGIQLVLDHQGRVLETHGLQRYGLARGQGHGAPRLLLDYMVPGSTMALEGVPADWVGQSLDLDFQCVGLRVVHTRGWVQPQADGWLLQLLDISDLRLGSQQARSREQCTQLTLRVGEQLRQCGFTRLSEVADEALQNVAQHGRVPCMALALRDESQPGWYLYSAYHAFDAPKLWTAGQMLGGLFDPLTGSSPQRVERDGNPRLNDLFGNADGVLVPYYDQQGLSAWLLLGFYPASLHGPQMSASDWLQVCAGLAGPLLDRLREQQHQQQQVRTHALQELLGTGWWEWSTSLQQVQLAPQLGASLLSTQEPLTRDAWLALFHPVDRDELNYRFNELLEHGTTLLFCARLHQPQSAQTAPWYRVQGQVLGTGPERRIVGFMLDVSDIKHQQLQADAAHARLNNLIASSPAVIYVQRYEEGALLPEFFSDSLQPLLGWTLAESTGAELIEWIHPDDREQYFERTRQLLRNGSARSRYRLRDRGGNYHWLLDEAKLLRDDVGLPVEAVGLWLDVTEATETAERVKRSEERYRILVEDSPAMICRYQPDLTLTFGNQPLAHYLECTTEQLAGINLGSWLSAEQREAFVQRISKLSPENPVSTAEISLQLPGREYAWWVWSDRGVFDAEGTLLEIQAVGRDNTEVRRSQQQLTHSAKMATLGEMATGLAHEINQPLNVMRMAIVNVLKRLSNGDVQVDYLQDKLARIDAQIQRAARVVDHMRVFGRRSEVEQQVFNPVQALEGTLALLGEGLRGKGVELRSESLESTLLVRGHADQLEQVLINLLVNARDALMSKRETDREFQPWITLSAQACGNCVRLWVEDNAGGIDPRLLERIFEPFFTTKPIGLGTGLGLSVSYGIIDNMGGRLSVSNTGHGARFCVELPVVDQSELSKD; this is translated from the coding sequence TTGAATCGCGATGACGGGGTATTTGAGCGGTTACTGGGGCGGTCCAACGAACGCGTGCCTGCGTTTTCTGAGCCGCTGGCCCGTTCCGAAGCGGGTATTCAGTTGGTCCTTGATCATCAAGGGCGCGTATTGGAAACCCACGGCCTGCAACGTTATGGCCTGGCGCGGGGCCAGGGTCATGGAGCGCCACGCCTGTTGCTCGATTACATGGTGCCGGGCAGCACAATGGCGCTTGAAGGGGTACCGGCAGATTGGGTCGGGCAAAGCCTTGATCTCGATTTTCAATGCGTGGGCCTGCGGGTGGTACACACCCGTGGCTGGGTCCAGCCGCAGGCAGACGGCTGGCTCTTGCAACTGCTGGACATCAGCGATTTAAGGCTCGGCAGCCAGCAGGCCCGCAGCCGAGAGCAATGCACGCAATTAACCCTGCGGGTGGGCGAGCAACTGCGCCAATGCGGTTTCACGCGGTTGTCTGAAGTGGCAGATGAAGCGCTGCAAAACGTGGCCCAGCATGGACGCGTGCCTTGCATGGCGCTGGCCCTGCGCGATGAGTCTCAGCCCGGCTGGTACCTGTACAGCGCGTATCACGCGTTTGATGCTCCAAAGCTTTGGACGGCAGGGCAAATGCTGGGCGGTTTGTTCGACCCGCTTACCGGCTCGTCTCCCCAGCGGGTTGAGCGTGACGGCAACCCGCGGCTCAACGACCTGTTTGGCAATGCCGACGGTGTGCTGGTGCCGTATTACGATCAACAAGGGTTGTCGGCCTGGCTGCTGCTGGGGTTTTACCCGGCGTCGTTGCATGGCCCGCAGATGAGTGCGAGCGACTGGCTGCAAGTGTGCGCGGGTTTGGCCGGGCCGCTGCTGGACCGCTTGCGTGAGCAGCAACACCAGCAGCAACAAGTGCGCACGCACGCCCTGCAAGAACTACTGGGGACCGGCTGGTGGGAATGGTCCACGAGCCTTCAGCAGGTGCAGTTGGCTCCGCAGCTGGGTGCGAGCTTGCTGTCGACACAGGAGCCGCTGACACGTGATGCCTGGCTGGCGCTGTTTCATCCTGTTGATCGTGACGAACTGAACTACCGTTTCAATGAGTTGCTGGAACACGGCACCACGTTATTGTTCTGTGCGCGACTGCATCAGCCGCAGAGTGCCCAGACAGCGCCGTGGTACCGGGTTCAGGGCCAAGTGCTGGGTACCGGCCCGGAGCGGCGCATTGTGGGTTTCATGCTGGATGTCAGCGACATCAAACATCAGCAGCTACAGGCCGACGCCGCACACGCCCGGCTGAACAATTTAATCGCCAGCTCACCAGCGGTGATCTATGTGCAGCGGTATGAAGAAGGCGCGTTGCTGCCTGAGTTCTTCAGCGACAGCTTGCAGCCATTGCTCGGCTGGACGTTGGCCGAGAGCACGGGGGCCGAGCTGATCGAGTGGATTCACCCCGACGACCGCGAACAGTATTTTGAGCGCACCCGCCAACTGCTGCGAAATGGCAGCGCCCGCAGTCGCTATCGCCTGCGTGATCGAGGCGGCAATTATCACTGGCTGCTGGATGAAGCCAAATTATTGCGCGATGACGTGGGATTGCCGGTTGAAGCCGTCGGGCTGTGGCTGGACGTCACCGAAGCCACCGAGACGGCTGAACGGGTCAAGCGCAGTGAAGAGCGCTACCGGATTCTGGTCGAAGATTCCCCGGCAATGATTTGTCGTTACCAGCCGGATTTGACCCTGACCTTCGGTAACCAGCCGCTGGCCCACTACCTGGAATGCACCACCGAACAACTGGCGGGGATCAACCTGGGCAGTTGGCTCTCGGCCGAGCAGCGCGAAGCGTTTGTGCAGCGCATCTCAAAGTTAAGCCCGGAAAACCCGGTCAGTACGGCCGAAATCAGCTTGCAACTGCCGGGGCGTGAATACGCCTGGTGGGTGTGGTCGGATCGCGGCGTATTTGACGCCGAGGGCACGCTGTTGGAAATCCAGGCCGTGGGCCGAGACAACACCGAGGTGCGTCGCTCGCAACAGCAACTGACCCACAGCGCCAAAATGGCCACCCTGGGTGAAATGGCCACCGGCCTTGCCCATGAGATCAATCAGCCGCTGAACGTGATGCGCATGGCCATCGTCAATGTGCTCAAGCGCCTGAGCAACGGCGATGTACAGGTTGATTACCTGCAAGACAAACTCGCCCGCATAGACGCGCAAATCCAGCGTGCGGCGCGGGTGGTCGACCATATGCGGGTGTTCGGCCGCCGTTCTGAGGTCGAGCAGCAAGTGTTCAACCCGGTGCAAGCGCTGGAAGGGACGCTGGCCTTGCTCGGCGAAGGCTTGCGGGGCAAAGGTGTGGAGTTGCGCAGTGAAAGTCTGGAGAGCACCTTGCTGGTTCGCGGCCACGCCGACCAGTTGGAACAAGTGCTGATCAACTTGCTGGTCAACGCCCGTGATGCCCTGATGAGCAAGCGTGAAACCGACCGTGAGTTCCAGCCCTGGATTACCTTGAGCGCGCAAGCGTGCGGCAACTGCGTGCGCCTGTGGGTCGAAGACAACGCGGGGGGTATTGATCCGCGATTGCTGGAGCGGATCTTTGAACCATTCTTTACCACCAAGCCGATTGGGTTGGGCACCGGGCTGGGGTTGTCCGTGAGCTACGGCATTATCGACAACATGGGCGGGCGGTTAAGCGTCAGCAATACCGGGCACGGGGCCCGGTTTTGCGTGGAGTTGCCAGTGGTTGATCAGTCGGAGTTGTCAAAGGATTAG
- a CDS encoding TadE/TadG family type IV pilus assembly protein, protein MKTGLPQKQKGAVAIEFALVFVIFFAVLYGVVSYSLPLLLMQSFNNSTAEAVRRSVAVDPTSLTDKAYKEAVEKVATDVLTDKLTWVPSAVRDSIQKKAEYDLNNKILKVTVKLPSTALSNIMPVLKLPGITVPSLPDDLQAQSSLQL, encoded by the coding sequence ATGAAAACAGGCCTTCCTCAGAAGCAAAAAGGTGCCGTCGCGATTGAGTTCGCGTTGGTATTTGTGATCTTTTTCGCAGTTCTCTACGGCGTTGTCAGCTACAGCTTGCCGTTGCTGCTGATGCAGTCATTCAACAACTCGACGGCTGAGGCCGTGCGGCGCAGCGTGGCTGTTGATCCGACGTCGCTAACGGACAAGGCTTACAAAGAGGCGGTGGAAAAGGTGGCGACTGACGTGTTGACGGACAAGCTGACCTGGGTGCCGTCTGCGGTGCGAGACTCGATCCAGAAAAAAGCGGAGTATGACCTCAACAACAAAATTCTGAAGGTGACGGTCAAGCTTCCGTCTACGGCATTGAGCAATATCATGCCGGTGCTCAAGCTGCCGGGTATCACGGTGCCCAGTTTGCCGGATGATTTACAGGCCCAGTCGAGTCTGCAACTTTGA
- a CDS encoding prepilin peptidase, whose product MIHFLVVFIWFIACATQDLIQRQIANSLTFGAAALALLYMLWTGHTWLGASAGEGGWALLIALVLTLPGYALNKLGAGDVKLLIALALATDRQMLLGTFIGAGLGAGLWYWLAPKFRSLLNQRLNPHGMEPTLQTSKKLPFAPFLLFGFTVTTLCIP is encoded by the coding sequence GTGATTCACTTTCTTGTTGTGTTCATTTGGTTCATCGCCTGCGCCACCCAAGACCTCATCCAGCGCCAGATCGCCAACAGCCTGACCTTTGGCGCAGCGGCACTGGCGCTGCTGTACATGCTCTGGACCGGCCACACCTGGCTCGGCGCCAGTGCAGGCGAAGGGGGCTGGGCGCTGTTGATCGCATTAGTCCTGACCCTGCCCGGCTATGCCTTGAACAAACTGGGCGCGGGCGATGTAAAACTGTTGATTGCCCTGGCGCTTGCAACCGATCGTCAGATGCTGCTGGGCACCTTTATCGGCGCGGGTCTTGGTGCCGGACTGTGGTACTGGCTGGCGCCAAAATTTCGGTCTTTGCTGAATCAACGGCTTAACCCTCACGGCATGGAACCTACCCTGCAAACGTCAAAAAAATTGCCTTTTGCACCTTTTCTACTCTTTGGCTTCACTGTGACGACTTTGTGTATACCCTAG
- a CDS encoding response regulator transcription factor has product MNKLTSLIKVLVVDDQPLIVEELSEFLESSGYRCVPCVSSREAIAAFVADPEISLVLCDLHMPDMNGIELTQHLQKIAGKRRLFESILLTGRADKQDVIKALRIGIADYYQKPVDLDELLEGIKRQDAVLQERKKTEHLGHLNQKMQFLAASIDGLYHDMESVMRPAQTVPSPPPEQAQVEGQVPPIFKQLSPRQLDVAKLVGKGQTNYQIACDLGITENTVKLYVSQVLRLTHMNNRTQLALALSPSAASQQHRQTAH; this is encoded by the coding sequence GTGAACAAGCTCACCTCTCTAATAAAAGTACTAGTGGTCGACGACCAACCTTTGATCGTCGAAGAACTCAGCGAATTTCTGGAAAGCAGCGGTTACCGCTGTGTGCCTTGCGTTTCCAGCCGTGAAGCAATTGCGGCTTTCGTCGCCGATCCCGAGATCAGTCTGGTGTTGTGTGACCTGCACATGCCCGACATGAACGGTATCGAGTTGACTCAGCACCTGCAGAAAATTGCCGGTAAACGCCGATTGTTTGAAAGCATCCTGCTGACCGGCCGAGCCGATAAACAGGACGTGATCAAAGCCTTGCGCATCGGTATTGCCGACTACTATCAAAAGCCGGTCGACCTGGACGAGTTGCTTGAGGGCATCAAACGTCAGGACGCGGTTTTGCAGGAGCGTAAAAAAACTGAACATCTGGGCCACCTGAATCAGAAAATGCAGTTTTTAGCCGCATCGATCGACGGCCTTTATCACGACATGGAGTCCGTGATGCGCCCCGCGCAAACCGTGCCTTCCCCACCCCCTGAACAGGCTCAAGTCGAAGGTCAGGTCCCTCCCATATTCAAACAGCTGTCACCGCGCCAACTGGATGTCGCCAAGCTCGTGGGCAAAGGCCAGACCAACTACCAGATCGCCTGTGACCTGGGCATTACCGAGAACACGGTCAAGCTCTACGTGTCGCAAGTGCTGCGTCTGACCCACATGAATAACCGCACCCAACTGGCCCTGGCGTTGTCTCCTAGCGCCGCTAGCCAGCAGCATCGGCAAACCGCGCACTAG
- a CDS encoding DUF3613 domain-containing protein: MKVSIHVGVLLAVLPLSALAIQPGPAAQSQQETERWLQLQINGQAKSAVTQTATPAERERSLQRWLDSYTHPIPEYYKQSEGGKAKQE, translated from the coding sequence ATGAAAGTGTCTATTCACGTGGGCGTGCTGCTGGCGGTATTGCCATTGAGTGCCCTGGCCATTCAGCCGGGGCCGGCGGCTCAGTCGCAGCAGGAAACCGAACGCTGGTTGCAGCTTCAGATCAATGGGCAGGCGAAGTCTGCGGTGACCCAGACGGCGACCCCGGCAGAACGCGAGCGCAGCCTGCAACGCTGGCTGGACAGCTACACGCATCCGATACCTGAGTACTACAAGCAGAGTGAAGGCGGTAAGGCCAAGCAGGAGTAA
- a CDS encoding tetratricopeptide repeat protein, translating to MKAIIAVCVLLLLGGCATGGQSNPPWLSMTEGSCAKLSGDQELSMNLADDMAKEGKLHASLANLQSLPERYAQVQLRKARIYRQLGRPEAGPLYRGLLGTCLSAEGDHGLGQLAAGRGDNTLAVTYLERAAQAAPTDDKIRNDLGVVYLNQLRLDEARFEFLTALELKQTDSLAALNLVTLLIYQDQWKQASELVTRAGLTPEQVGDAQARAQALKTQARPASNQVAAIK from the coding sequence ATGAAAGCCATCATCGCCGTCTGTGTGTTGTTGCTGTTGGGCGGGTGCGCGACCGGAGGCCAGAGCAATCCGCCGTGGCTGTCCATGACCGAAGGCAGTTGCGCCAAGTTGAGTGGCGATCAGGAGCTGTCGATGAACCTGGCAGACGACATGGCCAAGGAAGGCAAGTTGCACGCCAGCCTGGCCAACCTGCAAAGCCTGCCGGAGCGTTATGCCCAAGTGCAGTTGCGCAAGGCGCGGATTTATCGCCAGTTAGGGCGCCCGGAAGCCGGACCGTTGTATCGCGGACTGTTGGGGACCTGTTTGAGCGCAGAAGGTGATCATGGTCTGGGCCAACTGGCTGCAGGGCGAGGGGATAACACGTTGGCCGTGACCTACCTTGAGCGGGCGGCGCAGGCCGCACCCACCGATGACAAGATCCGCAATGACCTGGGGGTGGTGTACCTCAATCAACTGCGCCTCGACGAAGCACGTTTTGAGTTCTTGACCGCTTTGGAGCTCAAGCAGACAGACTCGTTGGCAGCGCTGAATCTGGTGACGTTGCTGATTTATCAGGACCAGTGGAAACAGGCCTCAGAACTGGTGACGCGTGCCGGGTTGACGCCTGAGCAGGTAGGTGATGCACAGGCAAGAGCACAAGCCCTTAAAACCCAGGCCCGGCCTGCCAGCAACCAGGTTGCTGCGATCAAATAA
- a CDS encoding type II secretion system F family protein: MAYVICAALLLGVLGLLINNMVQDRMRQQRVIQRLDGDKTGPSKLRLWMRALGDSKFGQRSVSLDTETQTLLNRVGWRNASQRSLFAAFQVGTPVAFAGLVFLGHELFFPRSGNLLVVLLCALAVGYLIPKRMLAYVAKKRQEEVAIEVSTFIPLLRILFESGMAVEQALRVLSTEGRQLLPVLTGELRLILSRVDSGLELSQELSKTASMLEVDEFNDTCVILQQLIQQGGGAMKSLQTLKELLDDRRMTRMEEYISKMSAKMSVVMMAFLFPALMIVLAGPSFVAISRAFTS; encoded by the coding sequence ATGGCCTATGTAATTTGCGCAGCGCTGCTGCTCGGCGTGCTGGGATTGCTGATCAACAACATGGTCCAGGACCGTATGCGCCAGCAGCGGGTGATACAACGCCTGGACGGTGACAAAACCGGGCCGAGCAAACTGCGTCTCTGGATGCGAGCGCTGGGTGACAGCAAATTTGGACAGCGCTCCGTTTCGCTGGACACCGAAACCCAGACACTGCTTAACCGTGTGGGTTGGCGTAACGCGAGCCAACGCTCGTTGTTTGCCGCGTTTCAGGTCGGCACGCCGGTCGCGTTCGCCGGGCTGGTGTTTTTAGGGCACGAGTTGTTCTTTCCGCGCTCGGGCAACCTGCTGGTTGTGCTGCTGTGCGCTTTGGCTGTGGGCTATCTGATACCCAAGCGAATGCTGGCTTACGTCGCAAAAAAGCGGCAGGAAGAAGTGGCGATAGAAGTGTCGACCTTCATCCCTTTGCTACGCATTTTGTTTGAGTCAGGCATGGCCGTTGAGCAGGCACTGCGGGTGCTGAGCACGGAGGGGCGGCAGTTGCTGCCGGTGCTCACTGGCGAGTTACGGCTGATTCTGTCCCGGGTCGACTCAGGGTTGGAGTTGAGCCAGGAACTGAGCAAAACCGCGAGCATGCTGGAAGTGGATGAGTTCAATGACACCTGCGTGATTCTTCAGCAATTGATTCAACAGGGGGGTGGCGCGATGAAGTCGTTGCAGACCCTTAAAGAGCTTCTCGATGACCGGCGCATGACCCGTATGGAGGAATACATCTCCAAAATGTCCGCGAAGATGTCGGTAGTGATGATGGCGTTTCTGTTCCCGGCGCTCATGATCGTTTTGGCCGGGCCGAGCTTTGTCGCTATCTCACGCGCGTTTACTTCTTGA
- a CDS encoding type II secretion system F family protein: MTPSLVLFTISVLMFGMSMNLAYRTLRDPATNRVLDRLSEGLPQTVEKAPGIAWLDRAFLQAGLARPSERLGLWLSIWLGVALLAGLLGGWVFLLAFVVLPPVVLKLFVSWRYHRRVRRMVSQLPQLLDHCVRSLKAGRTLSDAVLTAIDAANEPLKSSISRVSRNVQLGVSLPEAVQDFAELYERDEFRMFALGLKVNHRYGGNASELLTNLMVLIREREQGARKLKAMTGETRVTAWVLGLLPVLVVGYFMLTNPGYMLKMWHDPGGQHMLLIALGMQLLGSFALWRMVRSV; encoded by the coding sequence ATGACTCCCTCCTTAGTGCTTTTTACGATCAGTGTGTTGATGTTCGGGATGTCGATGAACCTGGCCTATCGCACGCTGCGTGACCCGGCGACCAATCGGGTGCTGGACCGCTTGAGCGAAGGCTTGCCGCAAACGGTAGAAAAAGCGCCAGGTATCGCATGGCTGGACCGGGCGTTTTTACAGGCCGGGCTGGCCCGTCCTTCGGAGCGCCTGGGGTTGTGGTTGAGCATTTGGCTGGGGGTTGCGCTGCTGGCGGGACTGCTCGGTGGCTGGGTGTTCTTGCTTGCGTTTGTGGTATTGCCGCCCGTGGTACTGAAATTGTTTGTCAGCTGGCGCTACCACCGCCGGGTGCGGCGCATGGTGTCGCAACTGCCACAATTGCTTGATCACTGCGTGCGCAGTTTGAAGGCTGGCCGCACCTTGTCCGATGCCGTGTTGACTGCCATCGACGCGGCCAATGAACCGCTCAAAAGCAGTATCAGCCGCGTGTCGCGCAACGTGCAGCTAGGGGTGAGCTTGCCTGAGGCGGTACAAGATTTTGCTGAGCTGTATGAGCGCGACGAATTTCGCATGTTCGCCCTGGGACTTAAGGTTAACCATCGTTATGGCGGCAATGCCAGTGAGCTGCTGACCAATCTGATGGTCCTGATTCGTGAGCGCGAACAAGGTGCCCGCAAGCTGAAAGCCATGACGGGTGAAACCCGTGTAACGGCGTGGGTGTTGGGCCTGTTGCCGGTGTTGGTGGTGGGCTATTTCATGCTCACCAACCCGGGCTACATGCTCAAAATGTGGCATGACCCGGGCGGTCAGCACATGTTGCTGATAGCACTTGGCATGCAACTATTGGGTAGTTTTGCGCTGTGGCGCATGGTGCGGAGCGTATGA
- a CDS encoding CpaF family protein: MTNEQLFGSGLYKDGHADHDGLKLVLHRYIIDALEESGKNLLEDSRHALSQFVTDRVAEYVSRLHLAISRYEMERLAEEIVDELTGFGPLEVLLRDPAVTEILVNGPHRVFVERAGILSQSDLRFIDDHHVERVMQRILAPLGRRLDESSPMVDARLPDGSRVNAIIPPIALDGPCLSIRKFRKDMLKSSDLVAMQTIDQAIYEFFQDAVGKRCNILISGGTGTGKTTLLNILSQLINPHERLVTIEDVAELQLAHPHVVRLETRPPNAEGHGEVKSSDLIRNALRMRPDRIILGEIRGVEVLDVMTAMNTGHDGSMSTVHANTAQDALLRLETLVGLTGRTVAEKTLRQMICAALDVIIQLTRMPDGRRCVSEVLEVVGVRDDVYVTNTLFRLDKRTGFGFMREAQNPAGDKLRRDPILNANG, translated from the coding sequence ATGACCAATGAACAGTTATTCGGTTCTGGCTTGTACAAAGACGGGCACGCCGACCACGACGGCCTGAAACTGGTGCTGCACCGTTACATCATTGATGCCCTTGAGGAGAGCGGAAAAAATCTGCTGGAAGATTCGCGTCACGCTTTGTCGCAATTTGTGACGGATCGTGTGGCTGAATATGTATCGCGCCTGCACCTGGCCATATCGCGTTATGAGATGGAGCGGCTGGCTGAAGAGATCGTCGATGAACTGACCGGTTTCGGACCGCTTGAAGTGCTGCTGCGCGACCCGGCCGTGACCGAGATTCTGGTCAACGGCCCGCACCGGGTGTTTGTGGAACGTGCGGGGATTTTGAGCCAGAGCGATCTGCGTTTTATCGACGATCACCACGTTGAGCGGGTGATGCAACGCATTCTGGCGCCGCTCGGTCGGCGCCTGGATGAGTCGTCACCGATGGTCGATGCGCGCCTGCCGGATGGTAGCCGGGTCAATGCGATCATCCCGCCGATTGCGCTGGACGGCCCCTGTCTGTCGATTCGGAAATTTCGCAAGGATATGCTCAAAAGCAGCGACCTGGTGGCGATGCAAACCATCGATCAGGCGATCTACGAATTTTTCCAGGACGCGGTGGGCAAGCGTTGCAACATCTTGATCAGCGGCGGTACCGGTACCGGTAAAACCACGTTGCTGAACATCCTGAGTCAACTGATCAACCCGCATGAACGTCTGGTCACCATCGAAGACGTGGCTGAATTGCAATTGGCCCACCCGCACGTGGTGCGCCTCGAAACCCGCCCGCCGAATGCCGAAGGGCACGGTGAAGTCAAATCCAGCGACCTGATTCGAAACGCCCTGCGGATGCGTCCGGACCGCATCATCCTCGGCGAGATTCGGGGCGTTGAAGTGCTCGACGTGATGACCGCGATGAACACCGGTCACGATGGTTCGATGAGCACGGTGCACGCCAACACTGCACAAGATGCCTTGCTGCGTCTGGAAACCCTGGTCGGTTTGACCGGGCGGACGGTGGCAGAGAAAACCCTGCGCCAAATGATTTGCGCTGCGTTGGACGTGATCATCCAGCTGACGCGCATGCCGGATGGTCGGCGGTGTGTCAGTGAAGTGCTGGAGGTGGTCGGTGTGCGTGACGATGTGTACGTCACCAACACGCTGTTCCGCCTCGACAAGCGCACCGGCTTTGGCTTTATGCGCGAAGCGCAGAACCCGGCAGGCGACAAGTTACGTCGTGATCCGATTTTGAATGCCAACGGCTGA
- a CDS encoding pilus assembly protein, producing the protein MSQSLSQTFLALTRNNTDLEWLQGALAPLGQVVGAGSSSLDELLALIDVTFAGLVFVGLDREKVVSQCALIEGALEAKPMLAIVALGDGMDNQLVLNAMRAGARDFVAYGSRSSEVAGLVRRLSKRLPPTVPNTELGGLTVLFSAQCNADGALVASHLGLEVQKSGQKTLFLDLGIPRGDGLALLGLESSFFFGDALRHLRRLDSTLIDSAFTSAPGGMRVLANSANDEPVEQTSAAELYMLLSALRQHFQHIVVNLTGQPDGEALRTFVSHCDKLLWYTDQSVLDCRRNLDVLSVWRAKGMKLDHAALVVDRYLRGVAPDADALAKSFGFPVVATLPLSPELRINAKNQAVTLYELAPREALSQGLKKIGDQLAKRSQLPGQSSDASGNWLNRLWGSK; encoded by the coding sequence ATGAGCCAGAGCCTGAGCCAGACGTTTCTCGCGCTAACGCGCAACAACACGGACCTTGAGTGGTTACAAGGTGCGCTGGCGCCGCTGGGGCAAGTCGTGGGCGCCGGAAGCAGTAGCCTGGATGAGCTGCTGGCGTTGATTGACGTGACCTTCGCCGGGCTGGTGTTTGTGGGGCTGGACCGCGAAAAAGTGGTGTCGCAGTGCGCGCTGATTGAAGGTGCGCTGGAAGCCAAGCCGATGCTGGCCATTGTCGCGTTGGGCGACGGCATGGATAACCAGTTGGTATTAAATGCAATGCGTGCCGGGGCGCGAGACTTTGTCGCCTACGGCTCGCGTTCCAGTGAGGTGGCCGGGCTGGTTCGGCGCTTGAGCAAACGCTTGCCGCCTACGGTGCCGAATACCGAGCTGGGAGGCCTGACGGTGCTGTTCAGCGCGCAATGCAACGCCGATGGTGCATTGGTCGCCAGCCACTTGGGCCTGGAAGTGCAAAAGAGCGGGCAGAAAACCCTGTTTCTGGATTTGGGCATTCCGCGGGGTGACGGCCTGGCGTTGCTGGGCCTGGAAAGTTCGTTCTTTTTTGGCGATGCCCTGCGTCATTTGCGGCGTCTGGACAGCACCTTGATCGACAGTGCGTTTACCAGCGCACCTGGCGGCATGCGCGTGTTGGCCAACAGTGCCAACGATGAGCCGGTGGAACAGACCAGCGCCGCCGAGTTGTACATGTTGCTCAGCGCCTTGCGTCAGCACTTTCAACACATTGTGGTGAACCTCACGGGGCAACCGGACGGTGAGGCGTTACGTACCTTTGTCAGCCACTGCGACAAGTTGCTCTGGTACACCGATCAAAGTGTGCTCGATTGCCGACGCAATCTGGACGTGCTCAGCGTGTGGCGTGCCAAGGGCATGAAGCTCGATCACGCTGCTCTGGTGGTCGACCGTTACTTGCGCGGCGTTGCCCCTGATGCGGATGCGCTGGCCAAGAGTTTTGGTTTTCCGGTGGTGGCCACGTTACCGCTGAGCCCCGAGTTGCGGATCAATGCCAAGAATCAGGCAGTGACGCTGTATGAGTTGGCCCCGCGCGAGGCCCTGAGCCAAGGGTTGAAAAAAATCGGTGATCAGTTGGCGAAGCGATCGCAGTTGCCGGGTCAGTCTTCTGACGCATCCGGTAATTGGTTGAACCGCCTGTGGGGGTCGAAATGA